The Acidicapsa acidisoli genome window below encodes:
- a CDS encoding DUF6680 family protein, which yields MSDTTALRMTSAITVLAILGAPIGALWVQRIGDDKRAQRLRRETVFKTLWANRARPVWVTRVDALNMIEIEFHGERAVVAAWKELFGHYKFDYKAAGIAEAEQTRRHIEKYGKLLFEMSKVLGYDLQETSIRDDVYRPDIHGRFDEIEMETRSLTRDILQALKNMDALPMKIVKDEASTNKHLPL from the coding sequence ATGAGCGACACGACGGCGTTACGGATGACCTCTGCAATAACTGTACTTGCGATCCTAGGGGCACCGATTGGAGCTCTTTGGGTTCAGCGAATCGGCGACGACAAACGTGCGCAACGACTCCGTCGTGAAACAGTTTTTAAGACACTTTGGGCTAATCGGGCTCGTCCGGTGTGGGTGACCCGCGTTGATGCCCTCAATATGATTGAAATTGAGTTTCATGGAGAACGGGCTGTAGTGGCTGCCTGGAAAGAGTTGTTCGGTCACTATAAGTTTGATTACAAGGCCGCTGGTATCGCCGAGGCAGAGCAGACTCGTAGACATATCGAAAAATATGGAAAGCTGCTTTTTGAGATGAGCAAGGTTCTCGGCTATGACCTCCAAGAAACATCTATCCGCGACGATGTATATCGACCGGATATTCATGGGCGATTCGACGAAATTGAAATGGAGACTCGATCGTTAACGCGGGACATCCTTCAAGCTTTGAAAAATATGGACGCACTCCCAATGAAAATAGTTAAAGATGAAGCCTCTACAAACAAACATCTTCCTCTTTGA
- a CDS encoding response regulator — MPENAHKPRVLVADDERVIADTLAMILNQSGFYARVAYTGEKALEMAAEFEPEMLISDVIMAGLNGIDAAIKIRAILPSIKILLFSGQAATADLLEKARAQGYEFEILAKPVHPQDLLAKLRA; from the coding sequence ATGCCCGAGAACGCACACAAACCGCGAGTTCTGGTTGCCGACGACGAACGCGTTATTGCCGATACGCTGGCAATGATATTGAATCAGAGCGGATTTTACGCACGGGTCGCTTATACCGGGGAAAAGGCATTGGAAATGGCTGCGGAATTCGAGCCGGAGATGCTGATTTCGGACGTGATTATGGCGGGCCTGAACGGGATCGATGCCGCAATCAAGATTCGCGCTATCCTTCCGTCGATCAAGATTCTGCTGTTTTCCGGGCAGGCGGCGACTGCCGATCTGCTGGAAAAGGCGCGGGCGCAGGGCTATGAGTTTGAGATTCTCGCCAAGCCGGTGCACCCGCAGGATTTGCTGGCGAAGCTGAGGGCTTAG
- the dnaX gene encoding DNA polymerase III subunit gamma/tau gives MGYQVLARKYRPQRFADVAGQDHVTRTLTNALNQQRIAHGYIFSGHRGIGKTTIARILAQALNCRNAIGTPERPTAEPCGECDSCREIRQGNAVDVIEIDAATNRGIDEIRELRDAARYSPSRDRYKIYILDEAHQITDAAFNALLKTLEEPPSHVIFMMATTEPESIPQTIRSRCQHFSFHAVKFDDILAQLKSIAINEDVSAEEAALALLAEAGDGSMRDALSIMDQAIASAPLENAPSGNPRPVLQTDQIRELMGSVPNAVFERLMEAVSAQQSARLMEDLDKLLSSGNSPSALSRQLVRYLRNCLMAKLGGENTSLLEIAHDERARAARTAVLFSEEELTRNLQIALRTFDELNYRQEQRFHLELGLLKLIQAQRLLPMEEILSGMATQNPAKRPNLAPSSPSASSVTTPSRPIASAASPARPAAPTPPSISPFAASNQRIADVPSSLPVRDLPPASTNLTPVAPPAPQPAKVVDLPPEPATVGALALSEPAQEVPLPAEPAAESGPQIVPPLASAIVSPPPPVQPTAASSGDSGGPGDIDNIRSAVAQALTTGGHATAATLIEDGKWNVEGSSVRIEVNAKATMIRLTFNAAAEKLIRQGLSQAGAPSRFMIVPGEGLTTSGGSAKVRAPLGSIENEARSNPLVVQAQAVFNAEIVTVIDLREK, from the coding sequence ATGGGCTATCAGGTACTGGCAAGAAAATACCGTCCGCAGCGTTTCGCAGACGTAGCCGGCCAGGACCACGTCACCCGCACCCTCACCAATGCCCTCAACCAGCAGCGTATAGCCCACGGCTACATCTTTTCCGGCCACCGCGGCATCGGCAAAACCACCATCGCCCGCATCCTCGCCCAGGCGCTCAACTGCCGCAACGCGATCGGCACCCCTGAGCGCCCCACCGCCGAGCCATGCGGCGAATGCGACTCCTGCCGCGAAATCCGCCAGGGCAACGCCGTCGACGTCATCGAAATCGACGCCGCCACCAACCGCGGCATCGACGAAATCCGCGAACTCCGCGACGCCGCCCGCTACTCGCCCTCCCGCGACCGCTACAAGATCTACATCCTCGACGAAGCTCACCAGATCACCGACGCGGCCTTCAACGCCCTGCTCAAAACTCTCGAAGAGCCGCCCTCGCACGTCATCTTCATGATGGCCACAACCGAGCCCGAGAGCATCCCGCAGACCATCCGCTCCCGCTGCCAGCACTTCAGCTTCCACGCCGTCAAATTCGACGACATCCTAGCCCAGCTCAAGTCGATTGCCATCAATGAAGACGTCTCCGCCGAAGAAGCCGCGCTCGCCTTGCTGGCCGAAGCCGGCGATGGCTCCATGCGCGACGCGCTCTCCATCATGGACCAGGCCATCGCCTCCGCCCCGCTCGAAAACGCCCCCTCCGGTAATCCTCGTCCCGTCCTCCAAACCGATCAGATCCGCGAACTGATGGGCTCCGTCCCCAATGCGGTCTTTGAACGGCTGATGGAAGCCGTCAGCGCCCAGCAAAGCGCCCGGCTCATGGAAGACCTCGACAAACTCCTAAGCTCCGGCAACAGCCCGTCGGCTCTCTCTCGCCAGCTTGTCCGTTACCTGCGCAACTGCCTCATGGCCAAGCTAGGCGGCGAAAATACCAGTCTCCTCGAAATAGCCCACGACGAACGCGCCCGAGCCGCCCGTACCGCAGTGCTCTTCAGCGAAGAAGAGCTCACGCGCAACCTCCAAATAGCCCTCCGCACCTTCGATGAACTGAACTACCGCCAGGAACAGCGCTTCCACCTCGAACTCGGCCTGCTCAAGTTGATCCAGGCCCAGCGCCTCCTGCCCATGGAAGAAATCCTCAGCGGCATGGCCACGCAGAACCCGGCAAAGCGCCCCAATCTGGCTCCATCATCCCCCTCGGCGTCATCCGTGACGACACCATCGCGGCCCATTGCATCCGCCGCATCTCCTGCGCGACCCGCAGCCCCAACGCCGCCATCCATCTCTCCCTTCGCGGCCAGCAACCAGCGCATCGCGGACGTTCCCTCTTCGCTTCCGGTCCGCGACCTGCCACCCGCCTCGACAAATCTCACCCCCGTTGCACCGCCAGCTCCGCAACCGGCCAAGGTCGTTGACCTTCCGCCTGAACCGGCCACCGTTGGAGCCCTCGCACTCTCCGAACCAGCTCAAGAGGTGCCACTTCCAGCCGAACCTGCCGCCGAATCCGGCCCGCAAATCGTGCCTCCGCTTGCGTCAGCCATCGTTTCGCCACCGCCGCCGGTCCAGCCCACCGCCGCTTCTTCCGGCGACTCCGGTGGCCCCGGCGACATCGATAACATTCGCTCTGCCGTAGCTCAGGCCCTCACAACCGGCGGCCACGCGACCGCCGCGACCCTCATCGAAGACGGCAAGTGGAACGTTGAAGGCAGCAGCGTGCGTATTGAAGTCAATGCCAAAGCCACCATGATCCGGCTCACCTTCAACGCGGCCGCAGAAAAGCTCATCCGCCAGGGACTGTCCCAGGCTGGCGCACCCTCCCGCTTCATGATCGTCCCGGGCGAGGGCTTGACGACCTCTGGCGGCTCGGCTAAGGTTCGTGCACCGCTCGGCAGCATCGAAAACGAAGCCCGGAGCAACCCCCTGGTCGTCCAGGCACAGGCCGTTTTCAACGCCGAGATCGTCACGGTAATCGATCTACGCGAAAAATAG
- a CDS encoding ABC transporter permease: protein MNLPNPFQSPLQHPFARSLVTVRSWPFVIDLGLAACGLAIFFAIVHTCQYWLGTPIPVVPISHSIRALPVYAFYSIVRIGVAYLLSLTFAITYGYTAAYNPRVEAWMVATLDILQSIPVLSFLPPVVLAMVALVPGHQMGIELGVILLIFTGQVWNLAFSFYSSLKSIPKEMLEASRIYRYSAWQRFWQLEMPYAAIGLVWNSIVSVAGGWFALIACEMFTMGDRNFQLPGLGSYLQTATNSGDVRALLAGIAVVILIVVATDQVVWRPLIAWSDKFKFEQVESADRVTSPILTLLQRSTVLSNVPGRIWTSLEEPIYRRMARTKTCRIVQPLDDDQKKSKNSAGLWALAFVAVCLVSWGAVHAVIMLREVTWPDFRLLLEGAAATFLRVNAALLISALWTIPVGVAIGFNPNLARIVQPVAQVLASVPATAFFPILLIGLVRIGGGLGIGSVALMLLGTQWYILFNVIAGAMSIPSDLREAASLYKFTRWQRWTTLILPGIFPYLITGMVTASGGAWNASVFAEYSKLNDRTLSTIGLGAQIDAATDAGRFPILLLATILISLMVVSMNRLVWRRLYRLAETKYKLLA, encoded by the coding sequence ATGAACCTTCCCAATCCCTTTCAAAGCCCGCTCCAGCACCCCTTCGCGCGTTCCCTCGTCACTGTGCGAAGCTGGCCCTTCGTCATCGACCTCGGACTCGCAGCCTGCGGCCTGGCCATCTTCTTCGCCATCGTCCACACCTGCCAGTACTGGCTGGGAACCCCCATCCCCGTCGTTCCCATCTCGCACTCCATCCGTGCCCTGCCCGTCTACGCCTTCTACTCCATCGTGCGCATCGGCGTCGCCTACCTGCTCAGCCTGACCTTCGCCATCACCTACGGCTACACCGCCGCCTATAACCCTCGCGTCGAAGCCTGGATGGTCGCAACCCTCGACATCCTCCAATCCATCCCTGTTCTCAGCTTCCTGCCGCCCGTCGTACTGGCCATGGTAGCCCTCGTTCCCGGCCACCAGATGGGCATCGAATTGGGCGTAATCCTGCTCATCTTCACCGGCCAGGTCTGGAACCTCGCCTTCAGCTTCTATTCCTCGCTCAAGAGCATCCCGAAGGAGATGCTCGAAGCCTCTCGCATCTACCGCTACTCCGCGTGGCAGCGCTTCTGGCAGCTGGAAATGCCCTACGCCGCCATCGGCCTCGTCTGGAACTCCATCGTCTCCGTCGCCGGCGGCTGGTTCGCTCTCATTGCCTGCGAAATGTTCACCATGGGCGACCGCAACTTCCAGCTCCCCGGCCTCGGCAGCTATCTGCAAACCGCCACCAACTCCGGCGACGTCCGCGCCCTGCTCGCTGGAATCGCCGTCGTTATCCTGATCGTCGTAGCCACCGACCAGGTCGTCTGGCGTCCGCTCATCGCCTGGAGCGACAAATTCAAATTCGAACAAGTCGAGTCCGCCGACCGCGTCACCTCGCCAATTCTGACGCTGTTGCAGCGCTCTACAGTCCTCAGCAACGTCCCTGGCCGCATCTGGACCAGCCTCGAAGAGCCCATCTACCGCCGCATGGCCCGCACCAAAACCTGCCGCATCGTCCAGCCCCTCGACGACGACCAGAAGAAATCGAAGAACTCCGCCGGCCTCTGGGCCCTGGCATTCGTCGCAGTCTGCCTCGTCTCCTGGGGAGCCGTGCACGCAGTCATCATGCTCCGCGAGGTCACCTGGCCAGACTTCCGCCTGCTCCTCGAAGGCGCGGCAGCCACCTTCCTCCGCGTCAACGCCGCCCTGCTCATCTCCGCCCTCTGGACCATCCCCGTAGGCGTCGCCATCGGCTTCAATCCCAACCTCGCCCGCATCGTCCAGCCCGTAGCCCAGGTATTGGCCTCCGTTCCGGCCACAGCATTCTTCCCCATACTGCTCATCGGACTCGTCAGGATCGGCGGCGGCCTCGGCATCGGATCGGTTGCGTTAATGCTCCTCGGCACCCAGTGGTACATCCTCTTCAACGTCATCGCCGGAGCCATGTCCATCCCCTCCGACCTGCGCGAAGCCGCCTCGCTCTACAAATTCACCCGCTGGCAGCGTTGGACCACCCTGATCCTACCCGGCATCTTCCCCTACCTCATCACCGGCATGGTCACAGCCTCCGGCGGCGCATGGAACGCCTCCGTCTTCGCCGAGTACTCCAAGCTCAACGACCGTACCCTCTCCACCATCGGCCTTGGCGCACAAATCGACGCCGCCACCGACGCCGGCCGTTTCCCAATCCTGCTCCTGGCCACAATCCTCATCTCGCTAATGGTAGTCAGCATGAACCGCCTAGTCTGGCGCCGCCTCTACCGCCTGGCCGAAACCAAATACAAACTGCTGGCGTAG
- a CDS encoding helix-turn-helix domain-containing protein: MKRHVLIYGILGGILVTLLQWSQYHFLVIEHAEALYVALIAAIFAALGIWLGIKLKGTRQKVLIREIPIPAPVQPTPFVPDESKRKDLDITRRELEILELIAQGLSNREIAGKLFVSENTVKTHCSRAFDKLGAARRTQAVQRSKELGLLP, encoded by the coding sequence ATGAAGCGCCACGTCCTCATCTACGGCATCCTCGGTGGAATCCTCGTCACCCTCCTGCAATGGAGCCAGTACCACTTCCTGGTCATCGAGCATGCCGAAGCTCTCTACGTCGCACTCATCGCAGCCATCTTCGCCGCTCTCGGAATCTGGCTCGGAATCAAGCTCAAAGGCACGCGCCAAAAGGTCCTCATCAGAGAGATCCCCATCCCTGCACCGGTCCAACCAACCCCCTTCGTCCCCGACGAAAGCAAACGCAAAGACCTCGACATCACCCGTCGCGAACTCGAAATCCTGGAACTCATCGCCCAGGGTCTGAGCAACCGCGAAATCGCCGGCAAGCTCTTCGTCAGCGAAAACACCGTCAAAACCCACTGCAGCCGTGCCTTCGACAAGCTCGGAGCCGCCCGCCGCACCCAGGCCGTCCAGCGCAGCAAAGAACTGGGCCTCCTCCCCTGA
- a CDS encoding TetR/AcrR family transcriptional regulator, translating into MSVGLSKGQETRQRIIAEAASIFNQRGYEGCSIQAIMDATGLEKGGIYRHFESKEELAAEAFDYAWSIASTKRRHNLESIPNHADRLKQHIANFVTRSGLPGGCPLLNSAVDSDNGNPVLRDRVRKALRNWQTFLRTILEEGIHADTIRANIDPLAAANNIISGLEGAMLISRIERNDQALRQALEDLSSYVDSELRQSTS; encoded by the coding sequence ATGTCCGTAGGACTCAGTAAAGGCCAGGAAACCCGCCAGCGCATCATCGCCGAGGCAGCATCCATCTTCAACCAGCGCGGCTACGAGGGCTGCTCCATCCAGGCCATCATGGACGCCACCGGCCTCGAAAAAGGCGGCATCTACCGCCACTTCGAGAGCAAAGAAGAACTCGCCGCCGAAGCCTTCGATTACGCATGGTCCATCGCCAGCACAAAGCGCCGTCACAACCTCGAATCCATCCCCAACCACGCCGACCGGCTCAAGCAGCACATCGCCAACTTCGTCACCCGCTCCGGCCTTCCCGGCGGGTGCCCGCTGCTCAACAGCGCCGTCGACTCCGACAACGGCAACCCCGTCCTGCGCGACCGAGTCCGCAAAGCCCTCCGCAACTGGCAAACCTTCCTCCGAACCATCCTCGAAGAAGGCATCCACGCAGACACCATCCGGGCAAACATCGATCCACTCGCCGCCGCCAACAACATCATCAGCGGCCTGGAAGGCGCCATGCTCATCAGCCGTATCGAACGCAACGACCAGGCCCTCCGCCAAGCCCTCGAAGACCTCAGCTCTTACGTCGATTCCGAACTGCGCCAGTCAACCTCCTGA
- a CDS encoding YbaB/EbfC family nucleoid-associated protein — translation MFNPLKMQEMLSQASQMQEEVQRKLSQTVIEGTSGGGAVTATMNGKKQLLKIHIDPSAVSSLSNNTADVEMLEDLVVAAVNDAGRKAEEALQGQLKGMLGGLNLPGLG, via the coding sequence ATGTTCAACCCACTCAAAATGCAGGAGATGCTTTCCCAGGCCAGCCAGATGCAGGAAGAAGTCCAGCGCAAGCTGAGCCAGACCGTAATCGAGGGCACCAGCGGTGGCGGAGCCGTAACAGCCACCATGAACGGCAAAAAGCAGCTGCTCAAAATCCACATCGACCCCTCCGCCGTTTCCAGCCTGAGCAACAACACCGCCGATGTAGAAATGCTCGAAGACTTGGTCGTCGCCGCCGTCAACGACGCAGGCCGCAAAGCCGAAGAAGCACTTCAGGGCCAGTTGAAAGGCATGTTGGGTGGCCTAAACCTCCCCGGCCTCGGCTAG
- a CDS encoding DUF4199 domain-containing protein, giving the protein MKKTVLTFGLIAGVMISVLMDSSLLFADKIGSGHSMILGYTIMVASFLMIYFGIRSYRDNTLAGQISFGRAFSCGILITLITTVCYVATWEVLYFNFMPHFMDSYFAAQIHKVQSSGLDPATTAAQVAAIQHSQQLYQNPFVNMAYTFIEPLPVGILITLLSAAILRKKSQPHPTQAPIPASE; this is encoded by the coding sequence ATGAAGAAAACCGTCCTCACCTTCGGCCTCATCGCCGGCGTCATGATCTCCGTCCTTATGGACAGCTCGCTTCTCTTCGCCGACAAGATCGGCTCCGGCCACAGCATGATTCTCGGCTACACCATCATGGTGGCGTCGTTCCTGATGATCTACTTCGGCATCCGCAGCTACCGCGACAACACCCTCGCCGGTCAAATCTCCTTCGGCCGCGCCTTCTCCTGCGGCATTCTGATCACCCTCATCACCACCGTCTGCTACGTCGCCACGTGGGAAGTCCTCTACTTCAACTTCATGCCCCACTTCATGGACAGCTACTTCGCTGCCCAGATTCACAAAGTCCAGTCCTCCGGACTCGACCCCGCCACCACCGCAGCGCAGGTCGCCGCCATCCAGCACTCGCAGCAGCTCTACCAGAACCCCTTCGTCAACATGGCCTACACCTTCATAGAGCCCCTGCCCGTCGGCATCCTGATCACCCTGCTCTCCGCAGCAATCCTCAGAAAAAAGTCGCAACCACATCCAACCCAAGCCCCAATCCCAGCCTCCGAATGA
- a CDS encoding VOC family protein, whose translation MLDHIFLTVSDIERSIAFYTAALAPLGISHLYDYDGRNGPPGHPDLIGFGADNRIFFWLRKGVADSRAAHIGFIAGSREQVDAAYDAAIAAGARDNGPPAIRNYYDPRYYAANVLDLDGYSLEFVYKSWQH comes from the coding sequence ATGCTTGATCATATTTTCTTGACAGTAAGCGACATAGAGCGTTCGATCGCCTTCTATACAGCGGCTCTCGCTCCTCTCGGCATCAGCCATCTGTATGACTATGACGGCAGGAACGGGCCTCCAGGCCATCCCGACCTGATCGGATTCGGAGCAGACAACCGCATCTTCTTCTGGTTACGCAAAGGCGTCGCGGACAGCCGCGCCGCTCACATAGGTTTCATTGCCGGCAGCCGCGAACAGGTAGACGCCGCTTATGATGCCGCGATCGCAGCCGGAGCCAGGGACAACGGCCCTCCAGCAATCCGAAACTACTACGATCCGCGCTATTACGCCGCCAACGTCCTCGATCTCGACGGCTACAGCCTCGAATTTGTCTACAAAAGCTGGCAACACTGA
- the recR gene encoding recombination mediator RecR: MSRYAEPMARLIEELKKLPGVGTKSAQRFAFHVLRSSDEDAAALADAVRALKASLRLCSICNNVTDVDPCAYCTSPVRNQRLVCVVEEPTSIASVERTRGYQGVYHVLHGTLSPLHGVGPDQLRTHNLLARVERGEIDEVILATSPTLEGEATASWLASTLRSHSVKITRIATGVPAGSDIEYADEVTMARAMEGRREL; encoded by the coding sequence ATGTCACGCTATGCCGAGCCGATGGCCCGGCTCATCGAAGAACTGAAAAAGCTCCCCGGCGTGGGCACCAAAAGCGCCCAGCGCTTCGCCTTCCATGTCCTGCGTTCCAGCGACGAAGACGCCGCAGCCCTCGCCGACGCCGTCCGCGCCCTCAAAGCCAGCCTGCGCCTCTGCTCCATCTGCAACAACGTCACCGACGTCGACCCCTGCGCCTACTGCACCAGCCCGGTTCGCAATCAACGCCTCGTCTGCGTCGTCGAAGAGCCCACCAGCATCGCCTCCGTCGAGCGGACCCGCGGCTACCAGGGCGTCTACCATGTTCTCCACGGCACGCTCTCGCCCCTGCACGGCGTAGGCCCCGATCAGCTCAGGACGCACAATCTCCTCGCCCGTGTCGAGCGCGGCGAAATTGACGAAGTCATCCTCGCCACCAGCCCCACCCTCGAAGGCGAAGCTACCGCCAGTTGGCTGGCTTCAACTCTACGCAGCCACTCCGTAAAAATCACCCGCATCGCCACCGGCGTTCCCGCAGGCAGCGATATCGAGTACGCCGACGAAGTCACCATGGCCCGCGCCATGGAAGGCCGCCGCGAACTCTAA
- a CDS encoding ABC transporter ATP-binding protein, whose amino-acid sequence MPGPASPQPIIRAEQIEKYYAQPSQNRIQVISPTDLSIVPGEILALLGPSGSGKSTMLRMLTGLSKPSAGQVYWHEKPIADAEINVSIVFQSFALFPWLTVLENVEAPLQARGVDPETRRERSLRMLDTVGLDGFQAAFPKELSGGMRQRVGFARALVVEPEVLFMDEPFSALDVLTAENLRSELLELWAKKTMPTKAVFLVTHNIEEAVLLADRIIVLGRNPGHIRTDFKVQIAHPRDRKSEPFTNLVDYIYKVLTRPEVVPAAPDQTTGKPVRDQRQMHYQMLPHARPGGVAGLLEFLIDKGGREDIYRLADDLAFEIDDLLPIVDAAQLLGFLTIEEGDAAITPTGTAYANSEILHQKELFRAAATENVLLLRQIRRALETKSDHTVPEEFFLDMLDEQFSADESQRQVETAVNWGRYAELFDFDASRRRFILPEARDEAEFEEEVPTGEDAE is encoded by the coding sequence ATTCCGGGCCCCGCCAGCCCGCAGCCGATCATCCGTGCCGAGCAGATCGAAAAGTACTACGCGCAGCCCAGCCAGAATCGCATCCAGGTCATCTCTCCAACCGACCTCTCCATCGTACCCGGCGAAATCCTCGCCCTGCTCGGTCCCTCAGGGTCAGGCAAATCCACCATGCTGCGCATGCTCACCGGTCTCTCCAAGCCCAGCGCAGGCCAGGTCTACTGGCATGAAAAACCAATCGCCGACGCCGAAATCAACGTGTCGATCGTGTTTCAGAGCTTCGCACTCTTCCCCTGGCTCACCGTCCTCGAAAACGTCGAAGCCCCGCTCCAGGCACGCGGCGTCGACCCCGAAACCCGCCGCGAGCGCAGCCTCCGGATGCTGGACACCGTCGGCCTCGACGGCTTCCAGGCCGCATTTCCCAAAGAGTTGTCGGGCGGCATGCGCCAGCGCGTCGGTTTCGCCCGCGCCCTCGTCGTTGAGCCCGAAGTCCTCTTCATGGACGAGCCATTCTCCGCCCTCGATGTCCTCACCGCCGAAAACCTGCGCTCCGAACTCCTCGAACTCTGGGCCAAGAAAACCATGCCCACCAAGGCCGTCTTCCTCGTCACCCACAACATCGAAGAAGCCGTCCTGCTAGCCGACCGCATCATCGTCCTCGGCCGCAACCCCGGCCACATCCGCACCGATTTCAAAGTCCAGATCGCCCATCCCCGCGACCGCAAATCCGAACCCTTCACCAACCTCGTCGACTACATCTACAAGGTCCTCACCCGTCCCGAGGTCGTCCCCGCCGCGCCGGACCAGACCACCGGCAAGCCCGTCCGCGACCAGCGCCAGATGCACTACCAGATGCTCCCCCACGCTCGTCCCGGCGGCGTCGCCGGCCTGCTCGAATTCCTCATCGACAAGGGCGGCCGCGAAGACATCTACCGCCTTGCCGACGATCTCGCCTTCGAAATCGACGATCTGCTCCCCATCGTCGACGCCGCCCAGCTTCTCGGCTTCCTCACCATCGAGGAAGGCGACGCCGCCATTACCCCCACCGGCACGGCCTACGCCAACTCCGAAATCCTGCACCAGAAAGAGCTCTTCCGCGCAGCCGCGACAGAGAACGTCCTGCTCCTGCGCCAGATCCGCCGCGCCCTCGAAACAAAATCCGACCACACCGTCCCCGAAGAGTTCTTCCTCGACATGCTCGACGAACAGTTCAGCGCCGATGAAAGCCAGCGCCAGGTCGAGACCGCCGTCAACTGGGGCCGCTACGCCGAACTCTTCGACTTCGACGCCTCGCGCCGCCGATTCATCCTGCCCGAAGCCCGCGACGAAGCAGAATTTGAAGAAGAGGTTCCCACCGGCGAGGACGCGGAATGA
- a CDS encoding RNA polymerase sigma factor: protein MDNKNSAPYEWIALRCQSGEMSAFEDLVAVMERPLLYYAASLTGSQDSGLDVLQEVWIRVLRDICKLKDPGSLRSWLYTITHGIAVDRIRRHVSRERAEQVELEDFQEAEEPSFADEDAAAIHQALSQIGLRHREVLVLHFLEDLSIAEIAEVVRCSEGTVKSRMHYAKRAMKEILGGGIYGKAK, encoded by the coding sequence ATGGATAACAAAAATAGCGCACCCTATGAGTGGATCGCACTCCGTTGCCAGTCTGGCGAGATGAGTGCATTCGAGGACCTGGTTGCCGTCATGGAACGTCCGTTGCTCTATTATGCGGCCAGTTTGACCGGCAGTCAGGATAGTGGGCTGGACGTGCTTCAGGAGGTGTGGATCAGGGTGCTGCGCGACATTTGCAAGCTCAAGGATCCAGGCTCTCTGCGCTCGTGGCTCTACACCATCACCCATGGCATTGCGGTGGATCGAATTCGTCGCCATGTATCCAGGGAGCGGGCCGAGCAGGTGGAGCTTGAAGATTTTCAGGAAGCCGAGGAGCCGTCGTTTGCGGACGAAGATGCGGCGGCGATTCACCAGGCCTTGAGTCAGATCGGTCTCAGGCATCGCGAGGTTCTGGTCCTGCATTTTCTTGAGGACTTGTCGATTGCGGAGATCGCCGAAGTCGTACGGTGTTCTGAAGGAACAGTGAAATCCCGCATGCATTATGCCAAGCGGGCAATGAAGGAAATTCTGGGTGGAGGGATCTATGGAAAAGCAAAATGA
- a CDS encoding DUF4097 family beta strand repeat-containing protein, which translates to MRSFAPALGCALTLTLLAAIPLHAQSFTTAPCNGDEGNTHNNSFFGGKDRACELRRTTLPLVNGQITVSGKNGGIEVIGEDRQNIALEARVVAQESSSERAESLLKEIKILTDGSIRAEGPSFSGPFFGLLGNSWYVNFRLHVPRHLAAQLHSENGGIDISNIDGEISANTTNGGLTLRDLGGKVHATTVNGGLKVVLNGTQWRGEGLFAKSTNGGVTVKAPDDYSAHLIAATVNGGVSVAFPIKIQGSIRNHIDTQIGQGGPTIQVETTNGGVSINRD; encoded by the coding sequence ATGCGCAGCTTCGCCCCCGCACTCGGATGTGCTCTAACCCTCACCCTCCTCGCCGCCATCCCGCTCCACGCCCAGTCCTTCACCACCGCTCCCTGCAACGGAGACGAAGGCAACACCCACAACAACAGCTTCTTCGGTGGCAAAGATAGGGCCTGCGAGCTCCGCCGCACCACCCTGCCCCTGGTAAACGGCCAGATCACCGTCTCCGGCAAAAACGGCGGCATTGAGGTCATCGGCGAAGACCGCCAGAACATTGCCCTCGAAGCCCGCGTAGTCGCCCAGGAGTCAAGCAGCGAGCGAGCCGAATCCCTGCTGAAGGAAATCAAGATCCTAACCGACGGGTCCATCCGCGCCGAAGGCCCCTCGTTTTCCGGCCCGTTTTTCGGATTGCTCGGTAATAGCTGGTACGTAAACTTCCGCTTGCACGTCCCACGCCATCTCGCCGCCCAGCTCCATTCCGAAAACGGCGGCATCGACATCTCCAATATCGATGGAGAGATTTCCGCCAACACCACCAACGGAGGCCTCACCCTCCGCGATCTTGGCGGCAAAGTTCACGCCACCACCGTCAATGGCGGCCTCAAAGTCGTCCTCAACGGCACACAGTGGCGTGGAGAAGGACTCTTCGCCAAATCCACCAACGGCGGCGTCACCGTGAAAGCTCCTGACGACTATTCCGCCCACCTAATCGCAGCCACCGTCAACGGAGGCGTCTCCGTCGCCTTCCCCATCAAAATCCAGGGTTCCATCCGCAATCACATCGACACGCAAATCGGCCAGGGTGGCCCAACCATTCAGGTAGAAACAACCAATGGCGGCGTCTCTATCAATCGCGATTAG